AAATAAAAAAAGATGAATTTTCTGATGCGAATGGAAATATAAAAGATATTTCAGGCGAAATAATATCTATTGTAAATCTTGATGGTTCAATTAATTTAATAGGCAATTATATTAAAGAAATAACCGATGTAATGCAAAAAAGTCCAAAAATGGAAGCTATTGATACAAATGCTCAAAATTTAGTTGATTCTTTAATTCAGGAGCAAAAGGTTTTGACAGAAATTAATGACTATTTTGAAAAGGGGAATTATAAAACTGATAAACTGGGAAGAGTTGATGAATTAAATGATAAATATAAGGTTGTCTTGCGAAATCGGCTTGAAAACAGTAAAATATTTTCTAATTCTTTGCATGAATTTGCAGAAGCAATTAATAAAAAAATGGAAGCACAGTTACAAAAGGATGGAAAAACAGCCACGTTGAATATTCTAAAATTTGTAAATTCGGCAAATGGATTTGAGGAAGCAGCTTTTAGTAAAAATAACTTGAATTTTG
The DNA window shown above is from Leptotrichia wadei and carries:
- a CDS encoding DUF3829 domain-containing protein, whose product is MKLKKYILIGMIALLAVVACDNKKNSKDKEKVKAVNVKKDISNEEIKKYSEYLKISEEPNSEEWNDFFTEIKKDEFSDANGNIKDISGEIISIVNLDGSINLIGNYIKEITDVMQKSPKMEAIDTNAQNLVDSLIQEQKVLTEINDYFEKGNYKTDKLGRVDELNDKYKVVLRNRLENSKIFSNSLHEFAEAINKKMEAQLQKDGKTATLNILKFVNSANGFEEAAFSKNNLNFDEEEVKELEKANNELQKAYKNIAGMTVENAKKENISESDFKKIKESSKALSENTQKMLTGVKNQNIQDVVISASNILSAKTDLENVFNVLLIQK